One genomic segment of Theobroma cacao cultivar B97-61/B2 chromosome 6, Criollo_cocoa_genome_V2, whole genome shotgun sequence includes these proteins:
- the LOC18596687 gene encoding trihelix transcription factor ASIL2 → MGDLTDSLTPSTTPTPLSTTTHSRPLPVREDCWSEEATSTLVDAWGRRYLELNRGNLRQKDWQDVADAVNALHGHTKKTHRTDVQCKNRIDTIKKKYKIEKARVTSSNGTLTSSWPFFERLDALIGSNFSAKKPSPSPKISPKPSPRLSPRIPGSPPVALPLPMPYRRTPASATVVALPQKRPADDGYFRRNYSAVAAAAAAAAAETDEEEGEESEAEESEGEGEEREGMSRLARAIERFGEVYERVEGEKLRQMVELEKQRMQFAKDLEVQRMRMFMDTQVQLERIKRGKRSSGSSDIYS, encoded by the exons ATGGGCGACCTTACCGATTCCCTCACGCCGTCAACTACCCCCACGCCTCTTTCCACCACGACCCACTCGCGTCCGCTTCCTGTCCGTGAAGATTGTTGGTCGGAGGAAGCTACCTCCACCCTCGTCGACGCTTGGGGTCGCCGTTATCTCGAGCTTAACCGTGGGAACCTTCGCCAGAAGGACTGGCAGGATGTAGCTGACGCCGTTAACGCCCTTCATGGTCATACCAAAAAGACGCATCGGACCGATGTCCAGTGCAAGAACCGGATTGATACCATTAAGAAAAAATACAAGATCGAGAAAGCTCGTGTTACCTCCTCTAATGGAACCCTAACGTCATCTTGGCCTTTCTTCGAACGCTTGGATGCTCTTATAGGATCCAATTTCTCCGCTAAAAAGCCTTCGCCGTCGCCTAAGATATCACCGAAGCCATCGCCGAGGTTGTCACCGAGGATCCCGGGGTCTCCTCCTGTGGCTCTCCCGCTTCCGATGCCATACAGGAGGACTCCGGCGTCGGCTACGGTTGTCGCTCTTCCGCAGAAGAGGCCGGCGGACGATGGATACTTCAGGAGAAACTATTCGGCCGTCGCGGCTGCTGCGGCTGCTGCAGCTGCGGAAACTGATGAGGAAGAGGGGGAGGAAAGCGAGGCAGAGGAAAGCGAAGGAGAAGGAGAGGAGAGGGAAGGGATGAGTAGATTGGCCAGAGCGATAGAGAGGTTTGGGGAAGtgtatgaaagagtggaagGGGAGAAGCTAAGGCAGATGGTGGAATTGGAGAAGCAAAGAATGCAATTTGCTAAAGATTTGGAAGTGCAGAGGATGAGGATGTTTATGGATACGCAGGTGCAGCTTGAGAGGATCAAGCGTGGCAAACGATCCTCCGGGTCCAGTG ACATTTATAGCTAG
- the LOC18596688 gene encoding protein LIGHT-DEPENDENT SHORT HYPOCOTYLS 10 encodes MSGDVAKASAEGSSRSSGNHHQQPQPAPLSRYESQKRRDWNTFGQYLKNQRPPVALSQCNCNHVLDFLRYLDQFGKTKVHLHGCVFFGQPDPPAPCTCPLRQAWGSLDALIGRLRAAYEEHGGSSETNPFGNGAIRVYLREVRECQAKARGIPYKKKKKKKNLIKPNDEAKSSKQQQVS; translated from the coding sequence ATGTCGGGTGATGTAGCCAAAGCTTCTGCCGAAGGGTCCTCACGGTCCTCCGGTAACCACCACCAGCAGCCCCAGCCGGCTCCGTTGAGCCGTTATGAGTCCCAGAAACGGCGAGACTGGAACACTTTCGGGCAGTATTTGAAGAACCAAAGGCCTCCAGTGGCACTGTCACAGTGTAACTGCAACCatgttcttgattttcttaGATACCTTGATCAGTTTGGCAAGACTAAGGTTCACCTTCATGGTTGTGTCTTCTTCGGACAACCTGACCCGCCTGCACCGTGTACTTGCCCACTAAGGCAAGCCTGGGGGAGTCTTGACGCACTGATCGGACGCCTGAGAGCTGCTTATGAGGAGCATGGTGGGTCATCGGAGACAAACCCTTTTGGAAACGGAGCAATTCGGGTTTATTTGCGTGAAGTGAGGGAGTGTCAAGCTAAGGCCAGAGGGATTCCgtataagaagaaaaagaagaagaagaatctAATTAAACCCAACGACGAGGCAAAGTCATCCAAGCAGCAGCAGGTCTCTTAG
- the LOC18596690 gene encoding protein SCAR3 isoform X1, whose translation MPLVRAQVRNEYGLGQPELYKEANREDPKAVLDGVAVAGLVGILRQLGDLAEFAAEVFHGLQEQVMSTASRSHKLMIRVQRIEAALPPLEKAVLAQTSHIHFAYTAGSEWHPRIHNEKNHFIYNDLPRFIMDSYEVCRDPPCLHLLDKFDAGGKGSCMKRYSDPTYFKRASGSCIEEDAEKVPRDKKTRKSKKRRSSHRNGELSRVASLSNRSGRMQYTSPIVNGRTSSSQTASTVDMALKSDMGEHSTSFDSRTGSGYINCVLNLGSSMLPEEQEHKEVSSRLMQETDTLSSDFPVGQTQVVDDNFSHSSSQEQIALSSYCVTWDEKAEIVESKAGNWDGDEAPEMNFDVDVQESGPANLGNGDQMDIPFNDTDAPQSSSIDNQNDEIESEPDNYMDALNTIESESENDIECHTKREVELCSENDVECQTKWEVEQIDDANAVNNENREDGMHAVMDSNANHHPSIIESSASSDILSNNGMSMSLSDPVPSENFASEQIPQISGKAPDPDHSPGTDLCMSDEIHNGSQVESAISDPSSSSGSTISDMQDLVSDRIINNVSDSEYSHTEFSGVHSVGFWTNGGLLGLQPSKPPDFAVSTAGQSFAAKSSEAFGPPNQTLMPIHDGPKGNTGTVVENAESAEKVPSSCSEKTSLPIADLAANLEKAVSSQCDNNLDNFNGAGLSLNTSLPHGNKHPVNPNIKATSVESDEENDDNSSRMFGLGHKLLVNGFRRKVSIAHYGESEPATSTKTGVLEPRNGHQSILYQKIPRTTFDEQIGNGSPVNSLTSSPPLEHMKISFNPIDGFETSKLRLQFPDGNHYQESVRDMFPSFQLVPGPVVPVHDVGSDSDDDTFCRSSPYMSDDCLSHCSESNSEQWESGETPESKDPALYDALSRLSSVESVSSSLHFGEAANNGIHVNGGHKSVVPGIGAEPSLPLSLDLPSFDAINPILQDETNSNSVHKNQPELQNSTDVTPLPPPPPPVQWRVSKPCLDETEERQHALSESLRHELDLKLFSAVSVESKPPSDDQQQISDEAIALKPEKKQVDQENLNRQKEAKQLSSGRGVDEKEDFLHQIRTKSFNLRPTATAKPTVTSGPTTNVKVTAILQKANAIRQAVGSDDGEDDDNWSDT comes from the exons atgccTCTGGTTAGAGCTCAGGTGAGGAATGAGTACGGGCTTGGTCAACCGGAGCTTTACAAGGAAGCTAATAGAGAAGATCCTAAGGCTGTCCTCGATGGCGTTGCCGTCGCTGGTCTCGTCGGGATCTTGCGGCAATTAGGCGATCTTGCTGA ATTTGCAGCAGAGGTTTTTCATGGATTACAAGAGCAAGTAATGAGCACAGCTTCTAGAAGTCATAAATTGATGATTCGTGTGCAAAGGATTGAAGCTGCGCTTCCGCCCCTTGAGAAGGCTGTTCTTGCCCAAACAAGTCATATACACTTTGCTTACACAGCTG GTTCTGAATGGCACCCTCGAATTCACAATGAGAAAAATCATTTCATCTACAATGACTTGCCACGATTTATTATGGATTCCTATGAAGTTTGTCGTGACCCTCCATGCCTGCACTTGCTTGACAA ATTTGATGCTGGTGGCAAAGGATCTTGTATGAAGAGATATTCAGATCCAACTTACTTTAAGAGAGCATCAGGTAGCTGCATTGAAGAAGATGCTGAGAAAGTCCCAAGGGATAAGAAGACTCGTAAAAGCAAG AAAAGAAGATCGTCACACAGGAATGGTGAACTATCACGTGTTGCATCATTATCTAATCGCAGTGGCAG AATGCAGTATACTTCTCCGATTGTTAACGGGCGAACTTCTTCCTCTCAAACTGCATCTACAGTTGATATGGCACTCAAATCTGATATGGGAGAACATTCAACTTCTTTTGATTCAAGAACTGGGTCTGGATATATCAATTGTGTTTTGAATCTAGGTTCATCCATGCTACCTGAGGAACAGGAACATAAGGAAGTGTCTTCTAGGTTGatgcaagaaactgatacccTTAGTTCAGATTTTCCTGTTGGACAAACTCAGGTTGTAGATGACAACTTTTCACATAGTTCATCACAAGAGCAGATTGCCCTAAGTTCATATTGTGTAACATGGGATGAAAAGGCCGAAATAGTGGAGTCCAAAGCAGGAAATTGGGATGGAGATGAAGCTCCAGAGATGAACTTTGATGTAGATGTGCAGGAATCTGGACCTGCCAATCTTGGAAATGGTGACCAAATGGATATCCCATTTAATGACACGGATGCTCCCCAATCAAGCTCTATTGATAACCAAAATGACGAAATTGAAAGTGAACCAGACAATTACATGGATGCACTGAACACAATAGAATCAGAATCTGAAAATGATATTGAATGCCATACAAAACGAGAAGTGGAGCTGTGTTCTGAAAATGATGTTGAGTGCCAAACTAAATGGGAAGTTGAGCAGATTGATGATGCTAACGCTGTTAACAATGAGAATAGAGAAGATGGAATGCATGCAGTTATGGATAGTAATGCCAACCATCATCCATCTATAATCGAATCTTCTGCCTCATCTGATATTCTTTCGAACAATGGGATGTCCATGAGTTTATCAGATCCAGTCCCCTCTGAGAATTTTGCCAGTGAACAGATCCCTCAAATATCAGGGAAAGCTCCTGATCCCGACCATTCACCTGGTACTGATTTATGCATGAGTGATGAAATTCATAATGGTTCACAAGTGGAATCTGCTATCAGCGATCCATCATCATCCTCTGGCTCCACAATTTCTGATATGCAGGATCTAGTAAGTGATAGGATCATAAACAATGTCAGTGACTCTGAATACTCCCACACTGAATTTTCTGGTGTGCATTCAGTTGGGTTCTGGACAAATGGTGGTCTTTTGGGACTTCAGCCATCAAAACCTCCTGATTTTGCTGTATCAACTGCAGGTCAGAGTTTTGCAGCCAAAAGTAGTGAAGCATTTGGTCCACCAAATCAAACTCTTATGCCTATACATGATGGACCCAAAGGAAATACAGGTACAGTGGTTGAGAATGCAGAAAGTGCTGAGAAGGTTCCAAGTTCATGTAGTGAGAAAACTTCCCTTCCAATAGCTGATTTAGCTGCCAATCTTGAAAAAGCAGTTAGTTCTCAGTGTGATAATAATCTTGATAATTTTAATGGGGCTGGATTGAGCCTAAACACTTCATTGCCACACGGGAACAAGCACCCAGTCAATCCTAATATCAAAGCTACATCCGTTGAATCTGATGAAGAGAATGATGACAACTCATCTAGGATGTTTGGACTTGGCCATAAGTTGCTTGTAAATGGTTTTCGCAGAAAGGTCTCAATCGCTCATTATGGTGAATCTGAACCAGCCACTTCTACAAAAACTGGGGTATTGGAGCCGAGGAATGGGCACCAGAGCATATTATATCAGAAAATTCCTCGTACAACTTTTGACGAGCAGATTGGAAATGGATCTCCTGTAAATTCGCTTACTTCTTCTCCACCACTTGAACATATGAAAATATCTTTCAACCCTATAGATGGATTTGAGACTTCTAAACTCAGATTGCAATTTCCAGATGGGAATCATTATCAGGAAAGTGTCAGGGACATGTTTCCTTCTTTTCAGTTGGTCCCAGGGCCTGTTGTTCCAGTGCATGATGTTGGTTCAGACTCCGATGATGATACTTTCTGCAGATCATCTCCTTATATGTCGGATGATTGCCTTAGTCATTGCTCTGAGTCAAATTCTGAGCAGTGGGAATCTGGTGAAACTCCTGAAAGCAAGGACCCTGCGCTATATGATGCATTAAGCAGATTGTCATCTGTGGAATCTGTCTCAAGCTCTTTACATTTTGGGGAAGCAGCCAATAATGGCATCCATGTTAATGGGGGACATAAATCTGTAGTTCCTGGGATTGGTGCAGAACCATCTCTTCCTCTGTCGCTTGATCTTCCAAGTTTTGATGCCATTAACCCTATACTACAGGATGAAACCAATAGCAATTCTGTTCACAAGAACCAGCCAGAATTGCAAAATTCTACAGACGTCACACCATtaccaccaccacctcctcCTGTGCAGTGGCGGGTTTCAAAACCCTGCTTGGATGAGACAGAAGAAAGACAACATGCTTTATCTGAGTCTCTCAGACATGAGCTTGATCTGAAACTTTTTTCTGCTGTCTCTGTGGAGTCTAAGCCACCCTCTGATGATCAACAACAAATAAGTGATGAGGCAATTGCATTAAAACCAGAGAAGAAG CAGGTGGACCAAGAGAATTTGAATAGGCAGAAAGAGGCTAAACAGCTCAGTAGTGGCAGGGGGGTGGATGAAAAGGAAGATTTCTTGCATCAGATAAGAACTAAA
- the LOC18596690 gene encoding protein SCAR3 isoform X2 has translation MPLVRAQVRNEYGLGQPELYKEANREDPKAVLDGVAVAGLVGILRQLGDLAEFAAEVFHGLQEQVMSTASRSHKLMIRVQRIEAALPPLEKAVLAQTSHIHFAYTAGSEWHPRIHNEKNHFIYNDLPRFIMDSYEVCRDPPCLHLLDKFDAGGKGSCMKRYSDPTYFKRASGSCIEEDAEKVPRDKKTRKSKKRRSSHRNGELSRVASLSNRSGRMQYTSPIVNGRTSSSQTASTVDMALKSDMGEHSTSFDSRTGSGYINCVLNLGSSMLPEEQEHKEVSSRLMQETDTLSSDFPVGQTQVVDDNFSHSSSQEQIALSSYCVTWDEKAEIVESKAGNWDGDEAPEMNFDVDVQESGPANLGNGDQMDIPFNDTDAPQSSSIDNQNDEIESEPDNYMDALNTIESESENDIECHTKREVELCSENDVECQTKWEVEQIDDANAVNNENREDGMHAVMDSNANHHPSIIESSASSDILSNNGMSMSLSDPVPSENFASEQIPQISGKAPDPDHSPGTDLCMSDEIHNGSQVESAISDPSSSSGSTISDMQDLVSDRIINNVSDSEYSHTEFSGVHSVGFWTNGGLLGLQPSKPPDFAVSTAGQSFAAKSSEAFGPPNQTLMPIHDGPKGNTGTVVENAESAEKVPSSCSEKTSLPIADLAANLEKAVSSQCDNNLDNFNGAGLSLNTSLPHGNKHPVNPNIKATSVESDEENDDNSSRMFGLGHKLLVNGFRRKVSIAHYGESEPATSTKTGVLEPRNGHQSILYQKIPRTTFDEQIGNGSPVNSLTSSPPLEHMKISFNPIDGFETSKLRLQFPDGNHYQESVRDMFPSFQLVPGPVVPVHDVGSDSDDDTFCRSSPYMSDDCLSHCSESNSEQWESGETPESKDPALYDALSRLSSVESVSSSLHFGEAANNGIHVNGGHKSVVPGIGAEPSLPLSLDLPSFDAINPILQDETNSNSVHKNQPELQNSTDVTPLPPPPPPVQWRVSKPCLDETEERQHALSESLRHELDLKLFSAVSVESKPPSDDQQQISDEAIALKPEKKVDQENLNRQKEAKQLSSGRGVDEKEDFLHQIRTKSFNLRPTATAKPTVTSGPTTNVKVTAILQKANAIRQAVGSDDGEDDDNWSDT, from the exons atgccTCTGGTTAGAGCTCAGGTGAGGAATGAGTACGGGCTTGGTCAACCGGAGCTTTACAAGGAAGCTAATAGAGAAGATCCTAAGGCTGTCCTCGATGGCGTTGCCGTCGCTGGTCTCGTCGGGATCTTGCGGCAATTAGGCGATCTTGCTGA ATTTGCAGCAGAGGTTTTTCATGGATTACAAGAGCAAGTAATGAGCACAGCTTCTAGAAGTCATAAATTGATGATTCGTGTGCAAAGGATTGAAGCTGCGCTTCCGCCCCTTGAGAAGGCTGTTCTTGCCCAAACAAGTCATATACACTTTGCTTACACAGCTG GTTCTGAATGGCACCCTCGAATTCACAATGAGAAAAATCATTTCATCTACAATGACTTGCCACGATTTATTATGGATTCCTATGAAGTTTGTCGTGACCCTCCATGCCTGCACTTGCTTGACAA ATTTGATGCTGGTGGCAAAGGATCTTGTATGAAGAGATATTCAGATCCAACTTACTTTAAGAGAGCATCAGGTAGCTGCATTGAAGAAGATGCTGAGAAAGTCCCAAGGGATAAGAAGACTCGTAAAAGCAAG AAAAGAAGATCGTCACACAGGAATGGTGAACTATCACGTGTTGCATCATTATCTAATCGCAGTGGCAG AATGCAGTATACTTCTCCGATTGTTAACGGGCGAACTTCTTCCTCTCAAACTGCATCTACAGTTGATATGGCACTCAAATCTGATATGGGAGAACATTCAACTTCTTTTGATTCAAGAACTGGGTCTGGATATATCAATTGTGTTTTGAATCTAGGTTCATCCATGCTACCTGAGGAACAGGAACATAAGGAAGTGTCTTCTAGGTTGatgcaagaaactgatacccTTAGTTCAGATTTTCCTGTTGGACAAACTCAGGTTGTAGATGACAACTTTTCACATAGTTCATCACAAGAGCAGATTGCCCTAAGTTCATATTGTGTAACATGGGATGAAAAGGCCGAAATAGTGGAGTCCAAAGCAGGAAATTGGGATGGAGATGAAGCTCCAGAGATGAACTTTGATGTAGATGTGCAGGAATCTGGACCTGCCAATCTTGGAAATGGTGACCAAATGGATATCCCATTTAATGACACGGATGCTCCCCAATCAAGCTCTATTGATAACCAAAATGACGAAATTGAAAGTGAACCAGACAATTACATGGATGCACTGAACACAATAGAATCAGAATCTGAAAATGATATTGAATGCCATACAAAACGAGAAGTGGAGCTGTGTTCTGAAAATGATGTTGAGTGCCAAACTAAATGGGAAGTTGAGCAGATTGATGATGCTAACGCTGTTAACAATGAGAATAGAGAAGATGGAATGCATGCAGTTATGGATAGTAATGCCAACCATCATCCATCTATAATCGAATCTTCTGCCTCATCTGATATTCTTTCGAACAATGGGATGTCCATGAGTTTATCAGATCCAGTCCCCTCTGAGAATTTTGCCAGTGAACAGATCCCTCAAATATCAGGGAAAGCTCCTGATCCCGACCATTCACCTGGTACTGATTTATGCATGAGTGATGAAATTCATAATGGTTCACAAGTGGAATCTGCTATCAGCGATCCATCATCATCCTCTGGCTCCACAATTTCTGATATGCAGGATCTAGTAAGTGATAGGATCATAAACAATGTCAGTGACTCTGAATACTCCCACACTGAATTTTCTGGTGTGCATTCAGTTGGGTTCTGGACAAATGGTGGTCTTTTGGGACTTCAGCCATCAAAACCTCCTGATTTTGCTGTATCAACTGCAGGTCAGAGTTTTGCAGCCAAAAGTAGTGAAGCATTTGGTCCACCAAATCAAACTCTTATGCCTATACATGATGGACCCAAAGGAAATACAGGTACAGTGGTTGAGAATGCAGAAAGTGCTGAGAAGGTTCCAAGTTCATGTAGTGAGAAAACTTCCCTTCCAATAGCTGATTTAGCTGCCAATCTTGAAAAAGCAGTTAGTTCTCAGTGTGATAATAATCTTGATAATTTTAATGGGGCTGGATTGAGCCTAAACACTTCATTGCCACACGGGAACAAGCACCCAGTCAATCCTAATATCAAAGCTACATCCGTTGAATCTGATGAAGAGAATGATGACAACTCATCTAGGATGTTTGGACTTGGCCATAAGTTGCTTGTAAATGGTTTTCGCAGAAAGGTCTCAATCGCTCATTATGGTGAATCTGAACCAGCCACTTCTACAAAAACTGGGGTATTGGAGCCGAGGAATGGGCACCAGAGCATATTATATCAGAAAATTCCTCGTACAACTTTTGACGAGCAGATTGGAAATGGATCTCCTGTAAATTCGCTTACTTCTTCTCCACCACTTGAACATATGAAAATATCTTTCAACCCTATAGATGGATTTGAGACTTCTAAACTCAGATTGCAATTTCCAGATGGGAATCATTATCAGGAAAGTGTCAGGGACATGTTTCCTTCTTTTCAGTTGGTCCCAGGGCCTGTTGTTCCAGTGCATGATGTTGGTTCAGACTCCGATGATGATACTTTCTGCAGATCATCTCCTTATATGTCGGATGATTGCCTTAGTCATTGCTCTGAGTCAAATTCTGAGCAGTGGGAATCTGGTGAAACTCCTGAAAGCAAGGACCCTGCGCTATATGATGCATTAAGCAGATTGTCATCTGTGGAATCTGTCTCAAGCTCTTTACATTTTGGGGAAGCAGCCAATAATGGCATCCATGTTAATGGGGGACATAAATCTGTAGTTCCTGGGATTGGTGCAGAACCATCTCTTCCTCTGTCGCTTGATCTTCCAAGTTTTGATGCCATTAACCCTATACTACAGGATGAAACCAATAGCAATTCTGTTCACAAGAACCAGCCAGAATTGCAAAATTCTACAGACGTCACACCATtaccaccaccacctcctcCTGTGCAGTGGCGGGTTTCAAAACCCTGCTTGGATGAGACAGAAGAAAGACAACATGCTTTATCTGAGTCTCTCAGACATGAGCTTGATCTGAAACTTTTTTCTGCTGTCTCTGTGGAGTCTAAGCCACCCTCTGATGATCAACAACAAATAAGTGATGAGGCAATTGCATTAAAACCAGAGAAGAAG GTGGACCAAGAGAATTTGAATAGGCAGAAAGAGGCTAAACAGCTCAGTAGTGGCAGGGGGGTGGATGAAAAGGAAGATTTCTTGCATCAGATAAGAACTAAA
- the LOC18596690 gene encoding protein SCAR3 isoform X3, whose product MDSYEVCRDPPCLHLLDKFDAGGKGSCMKRYSDPTYFKRASGSCIEEDAEKVPRDKKTRKSKKRRSSHRNGELSRVASLSNRSGRMQYTSPIVNGRTSSSQTASTVDMALKSDMGEHSTSFDSRTGSGYINCVLNLGSSMLPEEQEHKEVSSRLMQETDTLSSDFPVGQTQVVDDNFSHSSSQEQIALSSYCVTWDEKAEIVESKAGNWDGDEAPEMNFDVDVQESGPANLGNGDQMDIPFNDTDAPQSSSIDNQNDEIESEPDNYMDALNTIESESENDIECHTKREVELCSENDVECQTKWEVEQIDDANAVNNENREDGMHAVMDSNANHHPSIIESSASSDILSNNGMSMSLSDPVPSENFASEQIPQISGKAPDPDHSPGTDLCMSDEIHNGSQVESAISDPSSSSGSTISDMQDLVSDRIINNVSDSEYSHTEFSGVHSVGFWTNGGLLGLQPSKPPDFAVSTAGQSFAAKSSEAFGPPNQTLMPIHDGPKGNTGTVVENAESAEKVPSSCSEKTSLPIADLAANLEKAVSSQCDNNLDNFNGAGLSLNTSLPHGNKHPVNPNIKATSVESDEENDDNSSRMFGLGHKLLVNGFRRKVSIAHYGESEPATSTKTGVLEPRNGHQSILYQKIPRTTFDEQIGNGSPVNSLTSSPPLEHMKISFNPIDGFETSKLRLQFPDGNHYQESVRDMFPSFQLVPGPVVPVHDVGSDSDDDTFCRSSPYMSDDCLSHCSESNSEQWESGETPESKDPALYDALSRLSSVESVSSSLHFGEAANNGIHVNGGHKSVVPGIGAEPSLPLSLDLPSFDAINPILQDETNSNSVHKNQPELQNSTDVTPLPPPPPPVQWRVSKPCLDETEERQHALSESLRHELDLKLFSAVSVESKPPSDDQQQISDEAIALKPEKKQVDQENLNRQKEAKQLSSGRGVDEKEDFLHQIRTKSFNLRPTATAKPTVTSGPTTNVKVTAILQKANAIRQAVGSDDGEDDDNWSDT is encoded by the exons ATGGATTCCTATGAAGTTTGTCGTGACCCTCCATGCCTGCACTTGCTTGACAA ATTTGATGCTGGTGGCAAAGGATCTTGTATGAAGAGATATTCAGATCCAACTTACTTTAAGAGAGCATCAGGTAGCTGCATTGAAGAAGATGCTGAGAAAGTCCCAAGGGATAAGAAGACTCGTAAAAGCAAG AAAAGAAGATCGTCACACAGGAATGGTGAACTATCACGTGTTGCATCATTATCTAATCGCAGTGGCAG AATGCAGTATACTTCTCCGATTGTTAACGGGCGAACTTCTTCCTCTCAAACTGCATCTACAGTTGATATGGCACTCAAATCTGATATGGGAGAACATTCAACTTCTTTTGATTCAAGAACTGGGTCTGGATATATCAATTGTGTTTTGAATCTAGGTTCATCCATGCTACCTGAGGAACAGGAACATAAGGAAGTGTCTTCTAGGTTGatgcaagaaactgatacccTTAGTTCAGATTTTCCTGTTGGACAAACTCAGGTTGTAGATGACAACTTTTCACATAGTTCATCACAAGAGCAGATTGCCCTAAGTTCATATTGTGTAACATGGGATGAAAAGGCCGAAATAGTGGAGTCCAAAGCAGGAAATTGGGATGGAGATGAAGCTCCAGAGATGAACTTTGATGTAGATGTGCAGGAATCTGGACCTGCCAATCTTGGAAATGGTGACCAAATGGATATCCCATTTAATGACACGGATGCTCCCCAATCAAGCTCTATTGATAACCAAAATGACGAAATTGAAAGTGAACCAGACAATTACATGGATGCACTGAACACAATAGAATCAGAATCTGAAAATGATATTGAATGCCATACAAAACGAGAAGTGGAGCTGTGTTCTGAAAATGATGTTGAGTGCCAAACTAAATGGGAAGTTGAGCAGATTGATGATGCTAACGCTGTTAACAATGAGAATAGAGAAGATGGAATGCATGCAGTTATGGATAGTAATGCCAACCATCATCCATCTATAATCGAATCTTCTGCCTCATCTGATATTCTTTCGAACAATGGGATGTCCATGAGTTTATCAGATCCAGTCCCCTCTGAGAATTTTGCCAGTGAACAGATCCCTCAAATATCAGGGAAAGCTCCTGATCCCGACCATTCACCTGGTACTGATTTATGCATGAGTGATGAAATTCATAATGGTTCACAAGTGGAATCTGCTATCAGCGATCCATCATCATCCTCTGGCTCCACAATTTCTGATATGCAGGATCTAGTAAGTGATAGGATCATAAACAATGTCAGTGACTCTGAATACTCCCACACTGAATTTTCTGGTGTGCATTCAGTTGGGTTCTGGACAAATGGTGGTCTTTTGGGACTTCAGCCATCAAAACCTCCTGATTTTGCTGTATCAACTGCAGGTCAGAGTTTTGCAGCCAAAAGTAGTGAAGCATTTGGTCCACCAAATCAAACTCTTATGCCTATACATGATGGACCCAAAGGAAATACAGGTACAGTGGTTGAGAATGCAGAAAGTGCTGAGAAGGTTCCAAGTTCATGTAGTGAGAAAACTTCCCTTCCAATAGCTGATTTAGCTGCCAATCTTGAAAAAGCAGTTAGTTCTCAGTGTGATAATAATCTTGATAATTTTAATGGGGCTGGATTGAGCCTAAACACTTCATTGCCACACGGGAACAAGCACCCAGTCAATCCTAATATCAAAGCTACATCCGTTGAATCTGATGAAGAGAATGATGACAACTCATCTAGGATGTTTGGACTTGGCCATAAGTTGCTTGTAAATGGTTTTCGCAGAAAGGTCTCAATCGCTCATTATGGTGAATCTGAACCAGCCACTTCTACAAAAACTGGGGTATTGGAGCCGAGGAATGGGCACCAGAGCATATTATATCAGAAAATTCCTCGTACAACTTTTGACGAGCAGATTGGAAATGGATCTCCTGTAAATTCGCTTACTTCTTCTCCACCACTTGAACATATGAAAATATCTTTCAACCCTATAGATGGATTTGAGACTTCTAAACTCAGATTGCAATTTCCAGATGGGAATCATTATCAGGAAAGTGTCAGGGACATGTTTCCTTCTTTTCAGTTGGTCCCAGGGCCTGTTGTTCCAGTGCATGATGTTGGTTCAGACTCCGATGATGATACTTTCTGCAGATCATCTCCTTATATGTCGGATGATTGCCTTAGTCATTGCTCTGAGTCAAATTCTGAGCAGTGGGAATCTGGTGAAACTCCTGAAAGCAAGGACCCTGCGCTATATGATGCATTAAGCAGATTGTCATCTGTGGAATCTGTCTCAAGCTCTTTACATTTTGGGGAAGCAGCCAATAATGGCATCCATGTTAATGGGGGACATAAATCTGTAGTTCCTGGGATTGGTGCAGAACCATCTCTTCCTCTGTCGCTTGATCTTCCAAGTTTTGATGCCATTAACCCTATACTACAGGATGAAACCAATAGCAATTCTGTTCACAAGAACCAGCCAGAATTGCAAAATTCTACAGACGTCACACCATtaccaccaccacctcctcCTGTGCAGTGGCGGGTTTCAAAACCCTGCTTGGATGAGACAGAAGAAAGACAACATGCTTTATCTGAGTCTCTCAGACATGAGCTTGATCTGAAACTTTTTTCTGCTGTCTCTGTGGAGTCTAAGCCACCCTCTGATGATCAACAACAAATAAGTGATGAGGCAATTGCATTAAAACCAGAGAAGAAG CAGGTGGACCAAGAGAATTTGAATAGGCAGAAAGAGGCTAAACAGCTCAGTAGTGGCAGGGGGGTGGATGAAAAGGAAGATTTCTTGCATCAGATAAGAACTAAA